In Microbulbifer sp. GL-2, the following are encoded in one genomic region:
- a CDS encoding serine/threonine protein kinase — MTQNHHPYEALTPDVVIDCVESSGLISDARIFPLNSYENRVYQVGIEGAEPLIAKFYRPGRWTDEQILEEHQFTLELVEAEIPVVAPLQFGGRTLQEAAGFRFALFPRRGGRQLELDNFDHLEQVGTMLGRIHAAGSAKPFAHRPTLSLRHFAIDSREFILDGDFLPRENREAYASVTDHIIEQVAPLFERDWGLVRLHGDCHSGNFLWRDDTPWFVDLDDCLMGPAIQDIWMLISGNRAEQTAYLDAVVEGYETFYSFDPQQLQLVEPLRCLRQMHHAAWLARRWQDPAFPQAFPWFNTPRYWAEHILALREQQSALLEPPLTLGAV, encoded by the coding sequence ATGACCCAGAACCACCACCCCTACGAAGCCCTCACGCCGGATGTGGTGATTGACTGTGTCGAGAGCAGTGGGCTGATCTCCGACGCGCGTATATTTCCCTTGAACAGCTATGAAAACCGGGTTTATCAGGTAGGCATTGAAGGTGCAGAGCCGCTGATTGCCAAGTTTTACCGCCCTGGTCGCTGGACCGATGAGCAGATATTGGAAGAGCACCAGTTTACTTTGGAGCTCGTCGAGGCGGAGATCCCTGTGGTTGCGCCGCTGCAATTCGGTGGGCGCACTCTTCAGGAAGCCGCTGGCTTCCGCTTTGCCCTGTTTCCTCGCCGCGGTGGGCGCCAGCTGGAGTTGGATAATTTTGATCATCTGGAGCAGGTGGGTACCATGCTGGGGCGTATTCATGCGGCTGGCAGCGCCAAACCTTTCGCCCACCGCCCGACCCTGAGCCTGAGGCACTTTGCGATCGATAGTCGCGAATTTATTCTGGATGGCGACTTTTTACCGCGAGAGAACCGCGAGGCTTACGCCTCGGTGACCGATCATATTATCGAACAGGTCGCCCCTTTGTTTGAACGCGACTGGGGCCTAGTACGCCTGCACGGTGACTGCCACAGTGGCAACTTCTTATGGCGTGATGATACCCCATGGTTTGTAGACCTGGATGACTGTCTGATGGGGCCGGCAATCCAGGATATCTGGATGTTGATCTCCGGTAATCGAGCGGAGCAGACAGCCTACCTGGATGCGGTAGTCGAAGGATACGAAACCTTCTATAGTTTTGATCCCCAGCAGCTGCAGCTGGTGGAACCGCTGCGCTGCCTGCGCCAGATGCATCATGCCGCCTGGTTGGCGCGGCGTTGGCAGGACCCGGCATTCCCCCAGGCATTTCCCTGGTTTAATACCCCCCGTTACTGGGCGGAACATATATTGGCATTGCGCGAACAGCAGTCGGCGCTACTGGAACCACCTCTGACACTGGGAGCGGTCTAA
- a CDS encoding ankyrin repeat domain-containing protein codes for MRYVFLTILFVVSGASAQEPAAVSDSAFAELSQYYFAAARVGDAEVLREFSQAGFPLDLKNSKGYTALMIATYNGNGAAVDYLLQRGADACLEDRRGNTALMAAIFRGEFAIARTLLEQDCDTAQTNKAGHSAADFAKVFGRERVVQLLELQHN; via the coding sequence ATGAGGTATGTTTTTCTGACAATACTGTTTGTTGTTTCGGGAGCTTCTGCGCAAGAACCGGCGGCTGTTAGTGACTCTGCTTTTGCTGAACTTTCCCAGTACTATTTTGCCGCAGCTCGTGTCGGTGATGCTGAAGTGCTACGCGAATTCTCCCAGGCAGGCTTCCCCCTGGATTTGAAAAACTCCAAAGGTTATACGGCTTTGATGATTGCCACCTATAACGGTAATGGGGCGGCGGTAGATTACCTTTTGCAGCGCGGTGCCGATGCCTGTTTGGAGGACCGTCGTGGCAATACCGCATTGATGGCGGCAATATTTCGTGGGGAGTTCGCAATTGCCCGTACCCTGCTTGAGCAGGACTGCGATACGGCGCAAACCAATAAGGCCGGCCACTCAGCGGCGGATTTCGCCAAGGTGTTTGGGCGCGAGCGGGTGGTGCAGTTACTAGAGCTGCAGCACAATTAG
- a CDS encoding catalase codes for MKYIPLFALTIGLIGIANAETLTRDNGAPVGDNQNAQTAGENGGNLLQDVHLIQKLQRFARERIPERVVHARGTGVHGEFVPTEDISNLTRAAVFKPGSKTPVFVRFSTVIHSKGSPETLRDPRGFATKFYTGEGNWDLVGNNLPVFFIRDAIKFPDMVHSLKPSPVTNQQDPNRFFDFFSHVPEATHMLSWVYSDYGTPANLRQMDGWGVHAYKLINEKGDVNYVKFHWKSRQGINNLTAEEAAEIQARDFSHATRDMYTAIEKGNYPKWDLYIKVLKPSQLDDFNYNPLDATKMWLDVKESKIGTMTLNRVPENFFQETEQSAFAPANIVPGIEPSEDRLLQGRVFSYSDTQMYRLGANHQQLPINRPGVAVQNWNQDGAGNNGRQTSDVNYQPSRIDARSEDPKGLYSSKPLVGNTQQKAIEKKLPFAQAGSFYLSLAPEERQNLVENLAGDLGKVQDSNTLHIMLSYFYQADKDYGERLTKAVGGDLNQVKKLAR; via the coding sequence ATGAAATATATACCTTTATTTGCATTAACTATTGGCCTGATAGGTATCGCCAATGCAGAGACACTCACTCGAGATAATGGTGCACCGGTAGGCGATAACCAGAATGCACAGACTGCCGGGGAAAATGGCGGTAACCTTTTACAGGATGTTCACCTGATTCAAAAATTACAACGCTTTGCTCGTGAGCGTATTCCTGAGCGAGTGGTACATGCTCGTGGTACAGGCGTCCATGGTGAATTTGTACCGACAGAGGACATCAGTAACCTGACTCGCGCAGCGGTTTTTAAGCCCGGTAGCAAAACGCCAGTGTTTGTGCGCTTCTCCACGGTTATCCACTCTAAAGGATCTCCGGAAACCCTTCGTGATCCGCGTGGTTTTGCCACTAAATTTTATACCGGTGAGGGAAACTGGGATTTAGTTGGCAATAACCTACCGGTATTTTTTATTCGCGATGCTATTAAGTTTCCGGATATGGTCCACTCACTAAAACCCTCGCCTGTGACCAACCAGCAGGACCCCAACCGTTTTTTTGACTTCTTCAGCCATGTACCGGAAGCCACCCACATGTTGAGTTGGGTATATTCGGATTACGGAACGCCGGCAAATCTGCGTCAGATGGATGGTTGGGGAGTGCACGCCTACAAGCTTATCAATGAGAAAGGTGATGTTAATTACGTTAAATTCCACTGGAAATCCCGCCAGGGTATTAACAACCTGACCGCTGAGGAAGCAGCAGAAATACAGGCGAGAGATTTCAGTCACGCTACTCGAGATATGTATACGGCGATTGAGAAAGGGAACTACCCCAAGTGGGATCTTTACATCAAAGTGCTGAAACCGTCACAGCTGGATGATTTTAATTACAATCCACTGGATGCCACCAAAATGTGGCTGGATGTGAAGGAAAGCAAAATTGGTACTATGACACTGAATCGTGTGCCGGAGAATTTTTTCCAGGAAACAGAGCAGTCTGCTTTTGCACCGGCAAATATAGTGCCGGGTATCGAGCCGTCTGAGGATCGATTGTTGCAAGGGCGTGTTTTTTCTTACTCAGATACACAAATGTATCGTCTCGGCGCAAACCATCAACAGCTGCCAATCAACCGCCCCGGTGTCGCAGTGCAGAATTGGAATCAGGATGGTGCGGGTAATAATGGCCGGCAAACTTCTGATGTAAATTACCAGCCGAGCCGTATTGATGCACGCAGTGAAGACCCCAAAGGTCTTTATAGCAGCAAGCCGCTGGTCGGTAACACACAGCAAAAAGCGATTGAGAAAAAACTGCCATTTGCTCAGGCGGGATCTTTCTACCTCAGCCTTGCCCCCGAGGAGCGCCAAAACCTGGTTGAAAACCTGGCGGGAGACCTCGGTAAGGTTCAAGACAGTAATACGCTGCACATTATGTTGAGTTACTTCTACCAAGCCGATAAGGATTATGGTGAACGCCTGACCAAGGCTGTGGGTGGAGACCTGAACCAGGTTAAAAAACTGGCTCGATAA
- a CDS encoding DUF6632 domain-containing protein, with protein sequence MDDIARAKYLPVALVVVGLIFIFAIYPMMMWIWPAGWGWTPRQPEYEQMIMGLYATLGVFLILAARNPAANTSLIWFTIWSSLVHATIMLFQAIVDHTERQNLVGDIPALYLVAAILWYLMPKHVDKKQE encoded by the coding sequence ATGGATGATATTGCCCGCGCCAAGTACCTTCCTGTTGCCCTAGTCGTTGTTGGTCTGATTTTTATTTTTGCAATCTATCCGATGATGATGTGGATCTGGCCTGCCGGGTGGGGCTGGACTCCGAGGCAACCGGAATACGAGCAGATGATAATGGGTCTATATGCCACCTTGGGAGTGTTTCTGATTCTTGCGGCAAGAAATCCTGCGGCGAATACCAGCCTTATCTGGTTTACCATTTGGTCCAGCCTGGTACATGCAACCATTATGTTATTTCAAGCGATAGTCGATCATACTGAGCGTCAAAATTTAGTAGGAGATATACCGGCACTTTACTTGGTAGCTGCAATACTCTGGTACTTGATGCCCAAGCATGTCGATAAAAAGCAGGAGTAG
- a CDS encoding VOC family protein, which yields MLDHIRIPVQDFARSSDFYRQTLAPLGYELVMEFDSSAGFGWADKPEFWISSSDASGGQLHIAFRAEEREVVRDFHRVALQAGGVDNGVPDVYEQYHPDYYAAYVLDPDGNNLEVVCHLPGDLQD from the coding sequence ATGTTGGATCACATCAGAATTCCAGTTCAGGACTTTGCACGCAGCAGTGATTTTTACCGTCAGACCCTTGCGCCCCTGGGGTATGAGTTAGTAATGGAGTTTGATAGCTCGGCTGGTTTTGGCTGGGCGGATAAACCAGAATTCTGGATTAGTAGCAGCGATGCCTCAGGTGGGCAGTTGCATATTGCGTTTCGTGCAGAAGAGCGCGAAGTAGTGCGTGATTTCCATCGGGTCGCGCTACAGGCTGGAGGCGTTGATAACGGCGTTCCCGATGTTTACGAGCAGTATCACCCTGATTACTATGCTGCCTATGTTCTCGATCCCGATGGTAATAATCTTGAAGTAGTCTGCCATCTGCCCGGCGACCTGCAGGACTAG
- the acs gene encoding acetate--CoA ligase, with protein MSEVHTRPVPSSFAANALIGEEDYERMYRQSVESPEAFWAQQAKDFLQWNKPFTQVLEEDLHKGHTAWFSDGQLNVTVNCIDRHLATRGEQTAILWEGDDPADSRTISYQNLHDHVCRLANLLKSRGVKKGDRVCIYMPMIPEAAFAMLACARIGAVHSVVFGGFSPISLKDRILDSDCRLVITADEAVRGGKRIPLKANVDLALAECPNVHTAIVVKHTGAPVDWDSKRDIWYAESVAEMDSECSPEVVSAEDPLFILYTSGSTGKPKGVLHNTAGYLLMATMTFKYVFDYKEGEVFWCTADVGWITGHSYIVYGPLCAGGTSLMFEGVPTYPDASRFWQVVDKHKVNSFYTAPTAIRALMGAGDEFVKSTERSSLRLLGTVGEPINPEAWEWYYKVVGEERCPIVDTWWQTETGSHMIAPLPGVMALKPGSAAKPFFGVQPALLDGEGKEIEGVGEGSLVIKRSWPSMIRGVYGDRQRMLDTYFSMFPGYYFTGDGARRDADGYYWITGRIDDVLNVSGHRLGTAEIESALVLHDDTAEAAVVGYPHEIKGQGIYAFVTLKAGHQPSDALRQELIDLCTKEIGPIAKPDFIQWAPGLPKTRSGKIMRRILRKIACNELDNLGDISTLADPSVVEELVEHRESR; from the coding sequence ATGTCTGAAGTACATACCCGTCCGGTTCCCTCCAGCTTTGCCGCCAACGCCCTTATTGGCGAGGAAGATTATGAAAGGATGTACCGCCAATCGGTGGAGAGCCCAGAGGCATTTTGGGCACAGCAGGCCAAGGACTTTTTACAGTGGAATAAGCCGTTTACCCAAGTCCTTGAAGAGGATCTGCACAAAGGTCATACCGCCTGGTTCTCCGATGGCCAGCTGAATGTCACAGTAAACTGTATCGACCGGCATCTGGCAACCCGCGGTGAGCAGACCGCAATCCTGTGGGAGGGAGATGATCCGGCGGATAGCAGGACGATCAGTTACCAAAATCTTCATGATCATGTGTGCCGGCTGGCCAACCTACTGAAATCCAGGGGTGTGAAAAAGGGGGATAGGGTCTGTATCTATATGCCTATGATCCCAGAGGCAGCCTTTGCGATGCTTGCTTGTGCCCGTATCGGTGCGGTGCACTCTGTCGTGTTTGGTGGTTTCTCGCCAATCTCTCTGAAGGATCGGATTCTGGATTCTGATTGTCGTCTGGTAATTACGGCCGATGAGGCGGTTCGCGGTGGTAAGCGCATTCCCCTCAAAGCTAATGTCGATCTTGCTCTAGCGGAATGTCCCAATGTGCACACTGCGATTGTTGTGAAGCATACCGGCGCTCCGGTGGACTGGGACAGCAAGCGCGATATCTGGTATGCCGAATCTGTTGCCGAAATGGATAGTGAGTGTTCACCGGAAGTCGTCAGTGCTGAAGATCCGCTCTTTATTTTGTATACCTCCGGTTCCACCGGCAAGCCTAAAGGGGTGCTGCACAATACTGCGGGCTACCTGTTAATGGCCACCATGACTTTCAAGTATGTGTTTGATTACAAGGAGGGGGAGGTCTTCTGGTGTACTGCCGATGTCGGCTGGATTACAGGGCATAGTTATATTGTCTACGGGCCTCTTTGTGCCGGCGGCACCAGTCTGATGTTTGAGGGGGTGCCCACTTATCCAGATGCCTCACGCTTCTGGCAGGTTGTGGATAAGCATAAGGTCAACAGCTTCTATACGGCACCAACCGCGATTCGTGCATTAATGGGTGCGGGGGATGAATTTGTAAAGAGCACCGAGCGCAGCTCTTTACGCTTACTGGGCACTGTGGGTGAGCCGATTAATCCAGAGGCCTGGGAGTGGTATTACAAAGTGGTTGGAGAAGAACGCTGCCCCATTGTGGATACCTGGTGGCAGACGGAAACAGGCTCTCACATGATTGCACCTCTGCCCGGCGTTATGGCACTCAAGCCGGGCTCCGCCGCCAAACCATTCTTCGGCGTTCAGCCGGCCTTGTTGGATGGGGAGGGTAAAGAGATTGAGGGGGTAGGTGAAGGCTCTTTGGTCATTAAGAGAAGTTGGCCGTCGATGATTCGTGGTGTTTATGGAGATCGCCAGCGCATGCTCGATACTTATTTCTCCATGTTTCCCGGTTATTACTTTACCGGCGATGGTGCGCGGAGAGATGCGGATGGCTACTACTGGATTACCGGCCGCATAGATGATGTTCTAAATGTCTCTGGCCATCGCCTTGGCACCGCAGAAATTGAGAGTGCTCTGGTACTGCATGACGATACAGCAGAGGCTGCTGTGGTTGGTTATCCGCATGAGATAAAAGGACAGGGTATATATGCCTTTGTTACTTTAAAGGCAGGGCATCAGCCGAGTGATGCCCTGCGCCAGGAGTTAATCGACTTATGCACCAAGGAAATAGGACCTATCGCCAAACCTGACTTTATCCAGTGGGCACCGGGATTACCGAAAACCCGCTCAGGTAAGATCATGCGTCGTATCCTGCGCAAGATTGCCTGTAACGAGCTGGATAATCTGGGCGATATCTCAACACTTGCGGATCCGTCGGTGGTTGAAGAGCTGGTAGAGCATCGCGAGAGTCGTTGA
- a CDS encoding DUF523 domain-containing protein, with the protein MAKILVSACLLGSAVRYNGSAVEVNSIDFNWLVDSQEIVSLCPEVAAGLPVPRVPAEIYSGSGTEVLAGTARVIGSDRADMTEFFLSGAKMALQLCRQHNIRYAVLTENSPSCGSGFIYDGRFSGNKKVGAGVVSAFLEQAGIQVFSQYNVGRLRELIGIS; encoded by the coding sequence ATGGCCAAAATATTAGTAAGTGCCTGCCTTCTAGGCAGCGCGGTGCGTTACAACGGCAGCGCTGTTGAGGTTAATAGCATTGATTTCAATTGGCTGGTGGATAGCCAGGAGATAGTTTCTCTCTGCCCGGAAGTTGCAGCGGGGCTGCCTGTCCCGAGGGTGCCGGCAGAGATTTACAGCGGGAGCGGGACTGAGGTTTTAGCGGGTACTGCCAGAGTTATTGGAAGTGATAGGGCGGATATGACTGAATTTTTTTTGTCGGGGGCTAAAATGGCACTGCAACTATGCCGTCAGCACAATATCCGATATGCAGTGCTTACGGAAAACAGCCCTTCTTGTGGTAGTGGTTTTATTTACGATGGCAGATTTTCCGGAAACAAAAAAGTCGGTGCCGGTGTTGTATCGGCTTTTCTTGAACAAGCGGGTATACAAGTGTTTAGTCAATATAACGTAGGTAGACTTAGGGAATTAATTGGTATTTCATAG
- a CDS encoding polysaccharide deacetylase family protein, with amino-acid sequence MQRSILLLIICLITIPVVNAKQLAITFDDAPRTANGYFDGQTRAKTLIETLEKHKIGKVAFFSNTQSLNQEGLDRMRLYDKAGHLIGNHTHSHPNFLNTDLPTYRDDFLQAHRLLQQFDNFKPYFRFPYLREGETVEKRDGMRNLLRENKYKNAYITLNNYDWYIEELFQTAVKDGKSVNLQKLSKMYVDVLMESIKYYDEVAIKHLGRSPKHVLLLHEMDISALFIGDLAQRLRREGWDVIPLEEAYKDPIAEYQLTQPIKYNPGRIGEIAFDKGQKKGLWHYTLDESYLEKRFQQEVLLLSDR; translated from the coding sequence ATGCAGCGTTCAATCTTGCTTTTGATTATCTGCCTGATAACAATCCCGGTGGTTAACGCCAAGCAACTGGCAATTACATTCGATGATGCTCCTCGTACCGCGAACGGCTACTTTGATGGCCAAACCCGAGCCAAAACACTGATAGAAACACTGGAAAAACATAAAATTGGCAAAGTCGCCTTCTTTTCCAACACCCAGTCTCTGAATCAGGAAGGATTGGACAGGATGCGCCTCTACGACAAGGCCGGACATCTTATTGGCAACCATACGCACAGCCATCCAAATTTTCTGAATACAGATCTGCCCACATATCGAGATGACTTCCTACAGGCCCACCGGTTACTCCAACAGTTTGACAACTTCAAACCCTATTTTCGCTTTCCCTATCTGCGCGAAGGAGAAACTGTCGAAAAGCGGGATGGCATGAGAAACCTGCTGCGGGAAAATAAGTACAAGAATGCCTATATCACTTTAAATAATTACGACTGGTATATCGAAGAACTCTTCCAGACGGCAGTGAAAGACGGAAAGTCGGTAAATCTTCAAAAGCTCTCCAAAATGTATGTCGATGTGTTGATGGAGAGTATTAAGTACTATGACGAGGTGGCAATTAAACATCTTGGGCGCTCGCCCAAGCACGTACTTCTGCTGCACGAGATGGATATCTCTGCACTGTTTATCGGCGACCTGGCCCAGCGGCTAAGACGGGAAGGCTGGGATGTCATTCCTTTGGAGGAGGCCTATAAGGATCCGATTGCTGAATACCAACTCACCCAACCGATCAAATATAACCCCGGTAGAATTGGCGAGATCGCCTTTGATAAGGGACAAAAGAAAGGACTCTGGCACTACACTCTGGATGAGTCCTACCTGGAAAAAAGATTCCAGCAGGAAGTATTATTGCTATCGGATCGCTGA
- the panD gene encoding aspartate 1-decarboxylase, producing the protein MQIEMLKCKLHMAAVTQAELWYDGSCAIDEDLVELAGLREFEKIDIYNVSNGERFHTYVILAERGSGIISMNGAAARRVQVGDRVIIASYAQVAEEQADSHKPKLVYLDENNKVERSTNTIPVQLAEA; encoded by the coding sequence ATGCAAATTGAAATGTTGAAATGCAAACTGCATATGGCCGCGGTGACCCAGGCTGAACTCTGGTATGACGGTTCCTGTGCAATTGATGAGGATCTGGTAGAACTGGCAGGCCTGCGCGAATTCGAGAAAATTGATATTTACAATGTGAGCAACGGCGAGCGTTTTCACACCTATGTGATCCTGGCCGAGCGCGGTTCAGGCATTATTTCTATGAACGGTGCCGCTGCCCGCAGAGTCCAGGTTGGCGATCGCGTTATTATTGCCTCCTATGCCCAGGTGGCTGAGGAGCAGGCTGATAGCCACAAGCCAAAGTTGGTTTACCTGGATGAGAACAACAAGGTAGAGCGCAGCACTAATACGATTCCGGTGCAGCTGGCTGAGGCGTAA
- the panC gene encoding pantoate--beta-alanine ligase, whose amino-acid sequence MQVFHHVASLREALAEARRDGKSVGFVPTMGNLHDAHIELVRIAQQHCDLVVVSIFVNRLQFGLNEDWDTYPRTTERDMARLRDAECDFLFHPDENEIYPNGMDQQTRVVCPAMTDVLCGASRPGHFEGVTTVVSKLFNIVQPDKAIFGIKDFQQLAIIRRMVEDLCIPVEIVAAPVHREVDGLAMSSRNGYITAEERPKVAVLNQSLNWVKDEIVVGCRDFAELEKEARSRIEEQGFRVDYFSICYSKDLQPAADDDKQITILGAMYTSAARLIDNVSLEL is encoded by the coding sequence ATGCAAGTCTTCCACCACGTAGCAAGCCTGCGCGAGGCTTTGGCCGAGGCCCGCAGGGACGGCAAGTCCGTCGGATTCGTGCCTACGATGGGCAATTTGCACGATGCCCATATCGAGCTGGTCAGGATTGCCCAGCAACACTGCGATCTTGTTGTGGTATCTATCTTCGTCAACCGCTTGCAATTTGGATTGAACGAGGACTGGGATACCTATCCGCGCACTACGGAGCGGGATATGGCCAGGTTGCGCGATGCCGAGTGTGATTTCCTGTTTCATCCGGATGAGAATGAAATCTACCCCAACGGTATGGACCAGCAGACCCGCGTAGTGTGTCCCGCTATGACCGATGTGCTGTGTGGCGCAAGTCGCCCAGGTCACTTTGAAGGGGTGACTACGGTAGTATCCAAACTGTTCAATATCGTGCAGCCGGACAAAGCCATATTTGGCATCAAGGATTTCCAACAATTGGCGATTATTCGCCGTATGGTGGAAGACTTGTGTATTCCTGTGGAAATTGTTGCGGCACCGGTACATCGCGAGGTGGATGGTTTGGCAATGAGCTCCCGCAATGGCTACATCACCGCGGAAGAGCGCCCCAAGGTAGCTGTGCTGAACCAGTCATTGAACTGGGTCAAAGATGAGATTGTAGTGGGGTGCCGGGACTTTGCTGAGCTGGAAAAAGAAGCGCGCAGCCGAATTGAAGAACAAGGTTTTCGGGTTGACTACTTCTCCATCTGTTACAGCAAGGATTTACAGCCGGCGGCAGACGACGATAAACAAATTACGATTCTGGGAGCGATGTACACCAGTGCCGCGCGACTGATCGACAACGTATCCCTGGAACTTTGA
- a CDS encoding DUF6515 family protein, protein MRHLATAIATMGLLLIAAPALSEVHRGHQRAMDHDYHGQGRAQREQRHFKRSHDRHHEKKHHNRQQEKKRRRQERKKEQRREERQHRREVRHAYKDGYNRGYKKGHRKGHRKGHRHAHRAAHRPHYRHGHHGHRPHHRPAHYGYGYRWRHLPHNFISLSIGAAGFYYSDGIFYRPASHGYVVTHAPHGAIIHSLPASALTVVVGGHNYYVAYDTYYLWDDVRRGYRVVPKPGLL, encoded by the coding sequence ATGAGACACCTCGCTACCGCCATCGCCACTATGGGCCTGCTGTTGATAGCAGCCCCCGCGCTGTCTGAAGTCCACCGAGGACACCAGCGTGCAATGGACCACGATTACCACGGGCAGGGAAGAGCTCAGCGCGAGCAACGCCATTTTAAGCGCAGCCACGACAGGCACCATGAGAAAAAGCACCACAACCGCCAGCAAGAAAAGAAACGCCGCAGGCAGGAGCGCAAGAAAGAGCAGCGCAGGGAAGAGCGCCAACATCGCCGCGAAGTTCGCCACGCTTATAAAGACGGTTACAACCGAGGCTACAAAAAGGGGCATAGAAAAGGCCACAGAAAGGGCCATCGCCATGCGCACCGCGCCGCCCACAGGCCCCACTACCGTCACGGCCACCACGGGCATCGCCCCCATCACCGTCCAGCACACTATGGTTACGGGTATCGTTGGCGCCACCTGCCACACAACTTCATCAGTCTTAGCATTGGCGCAGCGGGTTTTTACTACAGCGACGGCATCTTTTACCGCCCGGCATCTCACGGTTATGTAGTCACCCACGCCCCCCATGGAGCCATAATACACAGCCTGCCAGCCTCCGCTCTCACCGTAGTGGTAGGAGGACACAATTACTATGTGGCGTACGATACTTACTACCTCTGGGACGACGTAAGACGCGGTTACCGGGTAGTACCCAAACCCGGGTTGCTCTAA
- the speA gene encoding biosynthetic arginine decarboxylase, with product MGSNDLIAMVDQLRNHDMLDCLKLLHYHLGSQVPNIRDIRTGVLEACRYYADLVEEGAAMGYLDLGGGLAVDYDGTKTNYTHSKNYSLDEYCVDVVEAIMGTLDSEGVAHPVIITESGRATVAYSSVLLFDILDTTRFEPVELEHTKISEDDHQMLLNLQDAVRSITPKNLQESYNDALYYRDELRSLYLHGQVSLRERANAENLFLQGAQEIRKLLDEAEEIPADLQALPEVLSDIYYANMSVFQSVPDIWAIDQVFPLLPIHRLDEAPTRSAIIADITCDCDGKIDRFIGREKEQKTLPLHELKEGEDYILGTFLIGAYQETLGDLHNLFGDTNVVSVRIQDDGSIDFSHEIHGDSISDVLSYVEYQPKALFERFRRLAERAVKQGLITAAQRKQILQTYTASMSGYTYFEK from the coding sequence CTGGGCAGTAACGACCTGATCGCAATGGTCGACCAGCTGCGCAACCACGATATGCTCGACTGCCTTAAGCTGCTGCACTACCACCTGGGTTCGCAGGTGCCGAATATCCGCGATATCCGCACCGGTGTGCTGGAAGCCTGTCGCTACTACGCCGACCTGGTGGAGGAAGGCGCCGCTATGGGCTACCTGGATCTGGGCGGTGGCCTGGCAGTGGATTACGACGGTACCAAGACCAACTATACCCACTCCAAGAATTACTCCCTGGACGAGTACTGTGTCGATGTGGTGGAAGCCATTATGGGCACCCTCGACAGCGAGGGCGTCGCGCACCCGGTCATTATCACTGAGTCCGGCCGCGCCACCGTGGCTTATTCCTCGGTGCTACTGTTCGATATCCTCGACACCACCCGCTTTGAACCAGTGGAGCTCGAGCACACCAAGATCAGCGAAGACGATCACCAGATGCTGCTCAACTTGCAGGATGCGGTGCGCAGTATTACCCCCAAGAACCTGCAGGAGAGTTACAACGATGCGCTCTACTATCGCGATGAACTGCGCTCGCTGTACCTGCACGGCCAGGTAAGCCTGCGCGAGCGCGCCAACGCGGAAAACTTATTCCTGCAGGGGGCCCAGGAAATTCGCAAGCTTCTCGATGAAGCGGAGGAGATTCCAGCGGATTTACAGGCATTGCCTGAAGTGCTGTCAGATATCTACTACGCGAATATGAGCGTGTTCCAGTCTGTACCGGATATCTGGGCGATCGACCAGGTATTCCCGCTGCTGCCGATTCACCGTCTCGATGAGGCACCGACCCGCTCCGCCATCATCGCCGACATTACCTGCGACTGCGACGGTAAGATTGATCGTTTTATCGGCCGCGAAAAAGAGCAAAAGACCCTGCCCCTGCACGAATTAAAAGAGGGCGAGGATTATATTCTCGGCACCTTCCTGATTGGCGCCTACCAGGAAACCCTCGGCGATCTGCACAACCTGTTTGGTGATACCAATGTGGTGAGTGTGCGCATCCAGGACGACGGCAGTATCGACTTCAGTCACGAGATTCATGGCGACAGTATTTCCGACGTACTGAGTTACGTAGAATACCAACCCAAAGCGCTGTTTGAGCGGTTTCGCCGCCTGGCAGAACGCGCTGTAAAACAGGGATTAATTACCGCCGCACAGCGCAAGCAGATATTACAAACCTATACCGCCAGTATGAGCGGTTACACCTACTTTGAAAAATAG